The Kitasatospora paranensis genome has a window encoding:
- a CDS encoding DUF4232 domain-containing protein, which yields MSTRRTLAAALALTAPWALAACDPSGGSSDATVTTAVSAPASAAAGTTAGGATASASPVRASATRTGATRSATATPTTGSGGGGEVTNCVNPMLSVTRSTSDGAAGTMVQRFVLKNTGSVTCSMHGRPTVVPYGSGLPVVAVGAIPAGFGDLGGSGGTVVLAPGGTAAFFLKWSDVPVNDNPCPSAAGFAFRAPLDPLADGDKTVAFAFQPCGAAAQVSEVLPASVTS from the coding sequence ATGAGCACCCGCCGTACCCTTGCTGCCGCGCTGGCTCTCACTGCCCCCTGGGCGCTGGCCGCGTGCGACCCGTCCGGCGGGTCGAGCGACGCCACCGTGACCACCGCGGTCTCCGCCCCCGCGTCCGCCGCGGCCGGGACGACCGCCGGTGGCGCCACCGCGTCCGCGAGCCCCGTGCGGGCGAGCGCCACCCGCACCGGCGCAACCCGAAGCGCCACCGCGACGCCGACCACCGGGAGCGGTGGCGGCGGCGAGGTGACCAACTGTGTCAACCCGATGCTGAGCGTCACCAGATCGACGTCGGACGGCGCCGCCGGCACGATGGTGCAGCGCTTCGTGCTGAAGAACACCGGATCGGTCACCTGCTCGATGCACGGTCGGCCGACCGTCGTCCCGTACGGGTCCGGGCTGCCGGTCGTGGCGGTGGGCGCCATCCCCGCCGGCTTCGGCGACCTGGGCGGGAGCGGCGGCACGGTGGTGCTGGCCCCGGGCGGCACGGCGGCGTTCTTCCTGAAGTGGAGCGACGTGCCGGTGAACGACAACCCGTGCCCGAGCGCGGCCGGCTTCGCCTTCCGGGCGCCGCTCGACCCGCTGGCGGACGGCGACAAGACGGTGGCCTTCGCCTTCCAGCCGTGCGGTGCGGCGGCCCAGGTCTCCGAGGTGCTGCCGGCGAGCGTCACCTCCTGA
- a CDS encoding recombinase family protein, whose product MTSQQALHISGTTAAYLRCFPYDRWQADFHLRALEDHADRLGLHNPQFFVDNGVSSRAVRPQLKVLLSQAAMGRFDTVLIPGRWTFSLDDGTAAAVIGFLHEMGTQVVELPRDRRRPPASGTVAPGAPARPVPVRPV is encoded by the coding sequence ATGACATCCCAGCAGGCCCTGCACATCTCCGGCACCACCGCGGCCTACCTGCGCTGCTTCCCGTACGACCGCTGGCAGGCCGATTTCCACCTCCGGGCGCTGGAGGACCACGCCGACCGGCTCGGCCTGCACAACCCGCAGTTCTTCGTGGACAACGGTGTGTCGTCGCGCGCCGTCCGGCCCCAGCTGAAGGTCCTGCTCTCCCAGGCGGCCATGGGCCGCTTCGATACCGTGCTGATCCCCGGCCGCTGGACGTTCTCGCTGGACGACGGCACCGCGGCGGCGGTGATCGGCTTCCTGCACGAGATGGGCACGCAGGTGGTGGAGCTCCCGCGGGACCGCCGCCGCCCGCCCGCGTCGGGCACCGTGGCTCCCGGCGCCCCCGCCCGGCCCGTCCCCGTCCGCCCCGTCTGA
- a CDS encoding NADPH-dependent F420 reductase, protein MGSGAAHRPHSTGGRSMKIGIIGAGNIGGNLTRRLTALGHEVAVANSRGPQTLAGLAQETGATPVEVAEAARGAEIVVVTIPLKAVPDLPSGLFDEAAEGFALIDTGNYYPRQRDGLIAEIEAGLTESRWTERHLGHPVVKAFNGTYAQDLLDRPLPAGHPDRVALPVAGDDEAAKRKVRALIDELGFDTVDAGGIDDSWRQQPESPVYGLRGGVEEVAEALAKATPERPEGFRA, encoded by the coding sequence TTGGGGTCCGGTGCGGCACACCGGCCGCACAGCACTGGAGGACGGTCCATGAAGATCGGCATCATCGGCGCGGGCAACATCGGCGGCAACCTCACCCGGCGGCTCACCGCCCTGGGGCACGAGGTGGCGGTGGCCAACTCGCGCGGCCCGCAGACGCTGGCCGGCCTCGCGCAGGAGACCGGTGCCACGCCCGTCGAGGTGGCCGAGGCGGCCCGCGGGGCGGAGATCGTGGTGGTGACGATCCCGCTGAAGGCCGTGCCGGATCTGCCGTCCGGCCTGTTCGACGAGGCGGCCGAGGGCTTCGCGCTGATCGACACCGGCAACTACTACCCCCGCCAGCGCGACGGCCTGATCGCCGAGATCGAGGCGGGCCTGACCGAGAGCCGCTGGACGGAGCGGCACCTCGGCCACCCCGTGGTCAAGGCGTTCAACGGCACCTACGCCCAGGACCTCCTGGACCGGCCGCTGCCGGCCGGCCACCCCGACCGGGTCGCGCTGCCGGTGGCGGGCGACGACGAGGCGGCCAAGCGCAAGGTGCGCGCACTGATCGACGAGCTGGGCTTCGACACCGTGGACGCGGGCGGCATCGACGACTCCTGGCGCCAGCAGCCGGAGTCCCCCGTCTACGGGCTGCGGGGCGGCGTCGAGGAGGTCGCCGAGGCCCTGGCGAAGGCCACCCCGGAGCGCCCGGAGGGCTTCCGGGCGTAA
- a CDS encoding PPOX class F420-dependent oxidoreductase gives MPPEQRELLVRLAAGSYLLVTTFKKDGTGVPTPVWVVRDGDALGIWTVADSWKVKRIRNRGDVLVGPCDVRGNPTGDQVPAVAEICAPERTAAYRTLLRQKYGLLGVVTLLGSRVRRGAHGTVGIRITLAG, from the coding sequence ATGCCGCCGGAGCAGCGCGAACTCCTCGTCAGGCTCGCCGCCGGGAGCTACCTCCTGGTCACCACGTTCAAGAAGGACGGCACGGGTGTGCCCACCCCCGTCTGGGTGGTGCGCGACGGCGATGCGCTCGGGATCTGGACGGTCGCCGACTCGTGGAAGGTCAAGCGCATCCGCAACCGCGGCGACGTCCTGGTCGGCCCGTGCGACGTGCGCGGCAACCCGACCGGTGATCAGGTCCCGGCCGTGGCGGAGATCTGCGCCCCCGAACGCACCGCCGCCTACCGGACGCTGCTGCGGCAGAAGTACGGGCTGCTCGGTGTGGTGACGCTGCTCGGCAGCCGGGTCCGGCGCGGTGCGCACGGGACGGTGGGCATCCGGATCACCCTGGCGGGCTGA